The following are from one region of the candidate division KSB1 bacterium genome:
- a CDS encoding alanine--tRNA ligase-related protein, with protein sequence MYFINMNTQLLYQTDGYLKQFTAKVRAQQENAILFDKTAFYPGGGGQPADGGLIRWQGRELPLRKIEKTGEAAWHHFAGVLPPVGEEIEAAREIRVRILPRAQAFQIPDLIRTKINLLPAGIEQVRTVEIVGLDLQADGGTHVANTREVGRIKITDYESKGKSNERLRLMIG encoded by the coding sequence ATCTATTTTATAAATATGAACACCCAATTGCTCTATCAAACCGATGGTTACCTCAAACAATTTACCGCTAAAGTTCGGGCGCAGCAAGAAAACGCGATTCTTTTCGATAAAACTGCTTTTTATCCGGGTGGCGGCGGACAACCGGCGGACGGCGGTTTGATTCGTTGGCAGGGTCGTGAGCTGCCGCTGCGCAAAATCGAGAAAACAGGTGAAGCGGCTTGGCATCATTTCGCAGGCGTGCTTCCACCGGTTGGCGAGGAAATCGAAGCGGCGCGGGAGATTCGCGTTCGCATTTTGCCGCGCGCCCAGGCGTTTCAAATTCCGGATTTGATTCGCACCAAAATCAATCTGCTGCCGGCAGGCATCGAACAGGTGCGCACCGTCGAGATCGTTGGCCTGGATTTGCAGGCTGACGGCGGCACCCATGTCGCCAACACCCGCGAAGTCGGCCGCATCAAAATCACCGACTACGAAAGCAAGGGCAAAAGCAACGAGCGGCTGCGGCTCATGATTGGGTAA
- the rsmI gene encoding 16S rRNA (cytidine(1402)-2'-O)-methyltransferase, protein MAGKLYLVATPIGNLQDITFRAVETLRQVDLIAAEDTRHAAILLRHYDIHKPTVSYHDFNERKAAPQLVAQLQEGKSIALITDAGSPGISDPGFYLVRAALAENIIVEAIPGPSACVAAVTISGLPCDRFVFEGFPPAKKGRQTFFQNLANEPRTIVLYEAPQRVARTLQEILAHWGDRRAALARELTKIHQEVRRGKVSEILAGLQEQNLRGECVLVVEGRPKTKADSASRRGE, encoded by the coding sequence TTGGCCGGCAAGCTCTACCTGGTTGCCACGCCGATCGGCAACTTGCAGGACATCACCTTTCGCGCGGTGGAAACGCTGCGCCAGGTCGATCTCATCGCCGCGGAAGACACGCGCCACGCGGCGATTCTATTGCGCCACTATGACATTCATAAGCCAACAGTGAGTTATCACGATTTCAACGAGCGGAAAGCGGCTCCGCAACTGGTGGCGCAATTGCAGGAGGGGAAATCAATCGCGCTCATCACCGACGCCGGCTCACCCGGAATATCCGACCCCGGTTTTTATCTCGTGCGGGCGGCGTTGGCGGAGAATATTATTGTCGAAGCGATTCCCGGCCCGTCGGCGTGTGTGGCGGCGGTCACGATTTCGGGATTGCCGTGCGACCGCTTCGTGTTCGAAGGCTTTCCACCGGCAAAAAAAGGACGGCAAACTTTTTTTCAAAATTTGGCGAACGAGCCGCGCACCATCGTGTTGTACGAAGCGCCGCAGCGCGTGGCTCGAACGCTGCAGGAGATTTTGGCGCATTGGGGTGATCGGCGCGCGGCGCTGGCGCGCGAGCTGACCAAAATTCACCAGGAGGTGCGCCGCGGCAAGGTTTCGGAGATCCTCGCCGGTTTGCAGGAGCAGAATCTGCGGGGAGAATGTGTCTTGGTCGTGGAAGGACGGCCAAAAACCAAAGCAGACAGCGCTTCGAGGCGCGGCGAGTGA
- a CDS encoding aldehyde dehydrogenase family protein: protein MPAEFKNYIDGQWCDAASGRRFENRNPANWEEVLGTFPDSGAEEVDRAVRSAAAAYDAWRLTPAPKRGEIIKRTGDLLSKYKEDIAREMTREMGKVLLETRGDVQEGIDTAYYAATEGRRLFGFTAPSELPDKFNLSVRLPIGVAGVITPWNFPMAIPTWKIFPALVCGNTVVFKPAEDTPATAARLVEILLEAGLPDKAIQLVNGNGPSAGMPLVEHPGVNLISFTGSTQVGKLISAAASKDLKRVSLELGGKNAQIVMPDADLDLALDGVLWGAFGTAGQRCTATSRLILHEAIHDKFLAMLIKRAEKLRLGNGLEPATEVGPVINQKQLDKILSYIRVGKDEGAKLETGGERYTAGACKNGFFIRPTIFSNVDPEMRLAKEEIFGPVLAVIKIKTFDEAIRVLNNTKYGLSSSLYTRDVNSAFKAIRDIEAGITYINGPTIGAEAHMPFGGVKESGNGHREGGWPVFDFFTEIKTVFVDYSGKLQRAQIDNQ, encoded by the coding sequence ATGCCGGCTGAGTTTAAAAATTATATCGACGGCCAATGGTGCGACGCTGCCAGCGGCAGACGTTTCGAGAACCGTAACCCGGCGAATTGGGAGGAAGTTCTCGGCACGTTTCCCGATTCCGGCGCCGAAGAGGTTGACCGCGCGGTGAGGTCGGCGGCAGCGGCTTACGACGCCTGGCGCCTCACGCCGGCGCCCAAACGCGGCGAGATCATCAAACGCACCGGCGACTTGCTGTCTAAATATAAGGAAGACATTGCCCGCGAAATGACGCGCGAAATGGGCAAAGTCCTGCTCGAAACCCGCGGCGATGTGCAGGAGGGCATTGACACCGCTTACTACGCTGCGACCGAGGGACGCCGGCTGTTTGGATTTACTGCGCCGTCAGAACTGCCGGATAAATTCAACCTGTCGGTTCGTCTGCCCATCGGCGTGGCCGGCGTGATTACGCCGTGGAATTTTCCCATGGCCATTCCGACGTGGAAAATTTTTCCAGCGCTGGTTTGCGGCAACACGGTAGTTTTCAAACCGGCGGAAGACACACCCGCGACCGCCGCGCGCTTGGTGGAGATTTTGCTCGAAGCCGGTTTGCCGGATAAAGCAATTCAGCTCGTGAATGGCAACGGCCCATCGGCGGGCATGCCGCTGGTTGAGCATCCCGGCGTGAATTTGATCTCATTCACCGGCTCGACGCAAGTGGGCAAATTGATTTCCGCAGCCGCTTCGAAAGATTTAAAGCGCGTCTCGCTCGAGCTGGGCGGCAAAAATGCGCAGATCGTCATGCCCGATGCGGATTTGGATTTGGCGCTCGACGGCGTCTTGTGGGGCGCGTTCGGCACCGCCGGCCAGCGCTGCACTGCGACCAGCCGTTTGATTTTGCACGAAGCGATTCACGACAAGTTTCTCGCGATGCTGATCAAACGCGCGGAAAAGCTTCGACTCGGCAACGGCTTGGAGCCAGCGACGGAAGTCGGGCCGGTCATCAACCAAAAGCAGCTTGATAAAATATTGAGCTATATCCGCGTCGGTAAAGATGAAGGCGCGAAATTGGAAACCGGCGGCGAGCGTTACACCGCGGGCGCCTGCAAAAACGGTTTCTTCATTCGACCGACGATTTTCTCCAACGTCGATCCGGAAATGCGCCTAGCCAAAGAGGAAATTTTTGGACCGGTGCTGGCCGTGATCAAAATCAAAACGTTCGACGAAGCCATTCGCGTGCTGAACAACACCAAATACGGCTTGAGTTCCTCTTTGTACACGCGCGACGTCAATTCGGCCTTCAAGGCGATCCGCGACATCGAAGCCGGCATTACCTACATCAACGGCCCAACCATTGGCGCCGAGGCCCACATGCCCTTCGGCGGCGTCAAGGAAAGCGGCAACGGCCATCGCGAAGGCGGCTGGCCGGTGTTCGATTTTTTTACGGAAATCAAAACCGTTTTTGTCGATTATTCCGGCAAGCTGCAGCGGGCGCAGATTGATAATCAGTGA
- a CDS encoding helix-turn-helix domain-containing protein: MNLSGDDLRLLFGVKLKQWRHEKGYTLKELAGKAGLSFSYLSEIEKGKKYPNPDKIIEIAKALGLSFDELVSTKVNEELDAVKALLNSPLLKEFPFQIFGIAPRDIVDLMAHAPQEAGALLRTFGEIGKTYDMRVEHFLFAALRSYQKMHQNYFEELENAAARFLAEHRWKTAPPLPAQQIKAVLTNEYKYTIDETTLARYPELQGFRSIWIDGERPRLLLNPKLLPAQKAFILGREIGYCYLGLIERAVTSSWLKVESFEQVLNNYKASYFSGALFINREFLQKDLTGFFRSEKWEGEKFLALMRRYEATPEMFLYRLSQIVPKLFNMPEMFYLRFNNEAGTDVYRLTKELNMSRMLVPHGIGLNEHYCRRWLSIDLLKKLAKMQKPGKAKAPLVGAQRSHFIESDAEFFVITLARSLALTEGTNSSISLGFLIDDTFKQTVRFWNDPAVPRIDVNETCERCGLSAAQCRDRVAPPAIYRKQQEQKTREEILQQLVQNMTRK, from the coding sequence ATGAATCTCAGCGGCGACGATTTGCGGCTGCTTTTCGGCGTCAAATTGAAACAATGGCGCCATGAAAAGGGCTACACGTTAAAAGAGTTGGCCGGAAAAGCGGGCTTGTCGTTTTCTTATCTCAGCGAGATTGAAAAAGGCAAAAAATATCCCAATCCGGACAAAATCATCGAAATCGCGAAAGCGCTGGGGCTTTCCTTTGACGAATTGGTTTCAACCAAAGTCAACGAAGAATTGGATGCGGTGAAGGCACTGCTCAATTCGCCGCTGCTGAAGGAGTTTCCGTTTCAAATTTTTGGGATTGCGCCGCGGGACATCGTCGATCTTATGGCGCACGCGCCGCAGGAAGCCGGGGCGCTGCTCCGCACGTTCGGGGAAATCGGGAAAACCTATGACATGCGGGTGGAGCATTTTCTGTTTGCGGCGCTGCGGTCGTATCAAAAAATGCATCAGAATTATTTCGAGGAGCTTGAAAACGCCGCGGCTCGATTCCTCGCCGAGCATCGCTGGAAAACCGCCCCGCCGCTTCCGGCTCAGCAAATCAAGGCGGTGCTGACCAACGAGTACAAGTATACGATCGACGAAACCACGCTGGCGCGCTATCCGGAGCTGCAAGGTTTCCGCTCGATCTGGATTGACGGCGAGCGGCCGCGCTTGTTGCTCAATCCGAAATTGCTGCCGGCGCAAAAAGCCTTCATTCTCGGGCGGGAAATCGGCTATTGCTATCTCGGGCTGATAGAGCGTGCGGTCACTTCCTCATGGTTGAAAGTGGAATCGTTCGAGCAGGTGCTCAACAACTACAAAGCCTCTTATTTTTCCGGCGCATTATTCATCAACCGCGAATTTTTGCAAAAAGATTTGACGGGATTTTTTCGCAGTGAGAAGTGGGAGGGCGAAAAATTTCTGGCGCTGATGCGGCGTTACGAGGCCACGCCGGAAATGTTTCTCTATCGCCTCAGCCAGATCGTGCCCAAGCTTTTCAACATGCCGGAAATGTTTTATCTCCGCTTCAACAACGAAGCCGGCACCGACGTTTATCGCTTGACCAAGGAGCTGAACATGTCGCGCATGCTCGTGCCGCACGGCATCGGTTTGAACGAGCATTATTGCCGGCGCTGGCTGTCGATTGATTTGCTCAAAAAACTGGCCAAAATGCAAAAGCCGGGCAAGGCCAAAGCGCCGTTGGTCGGCGCGCAACGCTCGCATTTTATCGAAAGCGACGCCGAATTTTTTGTGATCACGCTGGCGCGTTCGCTGGCGCTGACCGAGGGAACCAACTCGAGCATCAGTCTCGGCTTTTTAATCGATGACACATTCAAGCAAACCGTGCGGTTTTGGAACGATCCGGCAGTGCCACGCATCGACGTGAACGAAACCTGCGAGCGCTGCGGGCTTTCGGCCGCACAATGCCGCGACCGCGTCGCCCCGCCGGCGATTTACCGCAAACAACAGGAACAAAAAACGCGCGAGGAAATTTTGCAGCAACTGGTGCAGAACATGACGCGAAAATAA
- a CDS encoding ABC transporter ATP-binding protein, whose protein sequence is MHIQRLSHNFFSTQRSGAIVSRFMSDVALAQNFVGSALTNVWMDGASLIFIIGILFYLDSRLAWAALAVMPCYVALIRYMSPRIKKASRASQEKLEEISADLQEKFGGMSVVKAFNQERREARHFFRLSHQLSDMFIDRVLQLSRLALFSAAAFQRIGLDREQLAGGHRAHF, encoded by the coding sequence TTGCACATCCAGCGCCTGTCGCACAATTTTTTTTCGACCCAGCGCTCGGGCGCCATCGTCTCGCGTTTCATGAGCGACGTGGCGCTGGCGCAGAATTTCGTCGGCAGCGCACTCACCAACGTCTGGATGGACGGCGCCTCGCTCATCTTCATTATTGGCATTCTTTTTTATTTGGACAGCCGTTTGGCCTGGGCGGCGCTGGCGGTCATGCCGTGCTACGTCGCGCTCATTCGTTACATGAGCCCGCGCATAAAAAAAGCCAGCCGCGCCTCGCAGGAAAAGTTGGAGGAAATCAGCGCCGATTTGCAGGAAAAATTCGGCGGCATGAGCGTCGTCAAAGCCTTCAATCAGGAGCGCCGCGAAGCCCGGCATTTTTTCCGTCTGAGCCATCAACTGTCGGATATGTTCATTGATCGCGTTTTACAGCTTTCCCGGCTCGCTTTATTTTCCGCTGCCGCGTTTCAGCGAATTGGGCTTGATCGTGAGCAACTCGCTGGCGGCCATCGAGCGCATTTTTGA
- a CDS encoding tetratricopeptide repeat protein: MLKSKNFVSGLARCLILCGVLAATSGFAQKKLTLTTNSPQAKEHFMQAIKSQESFGQDVPQLARKAVAADSNFAMAHMLVAATTPAAQRQKHIDKFLALSPTASKGEQLYLQGMAHYYKNEDDKALEIFKQLNQMLPEDRMVYMMLGQIERRKGNFTAAIAAFEAANKIDASLPRASTFIGDCYLLQDKYDKARMYYKQVVAKVDPDATPFGPFFGQIWADLYEGKPDNALKTLDEYMDRYNRNGAAQGFPPVWIWNHKARINLEFGRTAEALRCYEIGYKSVPPSQIDSTQKLVWLGRMHHGRARTLAKMGKHDEAWQIAEQVKKMIDDGGEQGKQYVPAYHYLAGYIKLEKGDYAAAIEHLKQTDLNDPFHKLLLARATLKAGDKTQALKLCEEIIKYTTNNIERALSYNEAKKIIAANASN, encoded by the coding sequence ATGCTGAAAAGCAAAAATTTTGTTTCAGGACTTGCTCGTTGCCTGATTCTGTGCGGTGTGCTCGCGGCCACGTCCGGCTTCGCGCAAAAGAAATTGACGTTGACGACGAATTCGCCGCAGGCGAAAGAGCATTTCATGCAGGCGATCAAATCGCAGGAATCGTTCGGCCAGGACGTTCCGCAGTTGGCGCGCAAAGCCGTAGCAGCAGATTCGAATTTCGCCATGGCGCACATGCTGGTGGCCGCGACCACTCCAGCAGCGCAGCGCCAAAAACATATCGACAAATTTTTAGCGCTCTCCCCCACAGCCTCCAAAGGCGAGCAGCTTTATCTGCAGGGCATGGCGCATTACTACAAAAATGAAGATGACAAGGCGTTGGAAATCTTCAAGCAGCTCAACCAAATGCTGCCGGAAGACCGCATGGTGTACATGATGCTCGGTCAGATCGAACGGCGCAAGGGAAATTTCACCGCTGCCATTGCCGCGTTTGAAGCCGCGAACAAAATTGACGCCAGCCTGCCGCGAGCCTCAACCTTTATCGGCGATTGTTATTTGCTGCAGGATAAATACGACAAGGCACGAATGTATTACAAACAAGTTGTCGCCAAAGTCGACCCGGATGCCACGCCATTCGGGCCGTTTTTTGGGCAGATTTGGGCCGATCTTTACGAAGGCAAGCCTGACAATGCCCTGAAAACGCTCGACGAATATATGGATCGCTACAATCGCAACGGCGCGGCGCAAGGCTTTCCGCCGGTGTGGATTTGGAATCACAAAGCCCGTATCAATTTGGAATTTGGCAGAACGGCCGAAGCGCTGCGCTGCTACGAGATCGGCTACAAGTCTGTGCCGCCCAGCCAGATTGACAGCACCCAAAAACTCGTCTGGCTCGGGCGCATGCACCACGGCCGCGCCCGCACGCTCGCCAAGATGGGCAAGCACGATGAAGCCTGGCAGATCGCCGAGCAGGTTAAAAAAATGATCGATGATGGCGGGGAGCAAGGCAAGCAATATGTACCGGCGTATCATTATCTGGCCGGTTACATCAAGCTCGAAAAAGGCGATTATGCGGCGGCCATCGAGCATTTGAAGCAAACCGATCTCAACGATCCGTTTCATAAACTGCTGCTGGCGCGCGCCACGTTGAAAGCCGGCGACAAGACACAAGCGCTCAAACTCTGTGAAGAAATCATCAAATACACGACGAACAATATCGAACGCGCGCTTTCGTATAATGAGGCGAAAAAGATTATCGCCGCCAACGCGTCAAATTAA